The region GACAGTCTTGAAAATCAGGCATCTAGTCCCTCAGCACCTGGAATATCGCACGTTGATTGCCAAACCGCTCCGGCGAGGGGTGGCTCGTCCACCTTCTGTGTCGTATCCACATCCCGCAGACTCGCCGGCTGGGATTGCCCGTATCCGACGCGTCCACCCTCACTTAGACCTGTGCCACACTCGTTGTTGACAGGCAACGAAGGCAACGCCGATACTGTCCGTTCGTAGTTCAAACAATACTTTGCACGTGAACCGGTTCCTGGTCTTTAACAGGCATGACACCCGAAGGATAAGGAAGAATGATGGCTGAACGATCGAGAAGAAGATTTCTGCAGAGCGCCCTATCGATGGCTTCTGTATCGGCTTGTCACAGAATGGCATTTGCCTTCGCGCCTGCACATCCCTTTAAAGTCGGCGTAATTACAGATGAGATCACGCAGGACTTCGACCATGCATGCTCCGTTGCTTCCAAAGAATTTGGAATGCGCTGGGTAGAGTTGCGCGCGATGTGGAAGAAGAGTCTGCTGGCTCTTTCCGACAGTGAACTGGCTGAAGTCGAAAAGATCCTTGCAAAATACTCATTGCAGGTGACTGATATTGCTAGTCCACTCTACAAGGCGTACTGGCCTGGGGCGCCCAGATCCTCCGAAGGACCGAAGAAGGCTGAGTCGGGAGACGTCTTAAAGCAGCAGAGAGATGTTCTTGAGAAGAGCATCGCTCTTGCAAAACGATTCAAAACCAATAAAGTGAGATGCTTCGACTTCTGGCGGATCGATGATGTTTCCCCATATCGTCAGGCGATCGATCACGAACTCATGGGAGCAGCCGACTATTCCGGTCGCCAGGGAATCCTGCTGGTTGTAGAAAACGAGCCAGCATGCAATACCGCGACGGGCAGAGAAGCTGCCAGACTGCTGAACGCAGTCAAGTCGCCACATCTCGCCCTGAACTGGGATCCTGGAAATGCAGTCATGCGAGGTGAACTCGATGCCTACCCGGTAGCGTGGAATCTTCTTCCCAAAGACCGTATCCACCACTGTCACGTGAAAAACGCTGTCAAAGGACCGAACGACAAGATGGTTTGGTCGCCGACCGGCAAAGGCTATATCGACTGGACAGGCCAGTTCCGCGATCTCGCAAAGGCTGGCTACCGCGATGCCGTCAGTCTGGAGACACATTGGCATGGAGGAGCGAACCCGGAGGAGTCCACTCGAATTAGTTGGGCTGGGATGAAGAAGGCTCTCATCGATTCGGGAACCTTCTAGCTTCTGTCTTCCATCTCGCGGCAGGCCGTTCCATGCGTGCGATTGCTAAACTTTTCTATAGCTACACCAGGAACCACCTTCCGATAGGCTTAATATCGGAAAGTGGTTCAGCATTCTTTATTGGTGCTGAGCCTGGAGGTGCAGGATGGCTACAACAGAGCGTGCAGTTTTGGCTGGCGGATGTTTTTGGGGGATGCAGGAGTTATTGCGCGATCGTCCTGGGGTGATTACAACGCGCGTCGGCTATACCGGAGGCGACGTCCCTAACGCCACCTATCGCAATCACGGTTCTCATGCCGAAGCCATAGAGATTCTCTTCGATCCCGCGGTTCTCAGCTATCGCCAGTTGCTGGAATTCTTCTTTCAGATTCACGATCCGACGACCCGCAATCGTCAGGGCAACGATCTCGGGGCCAGCTATCGCAGCGCGATCTTCTATACCACTCCCGAACAGAAGGTGACCGCAGAAGAGACCATTGCTGATGTGAACGCCTCTGGAATATGGCCGGGGCCCGTCGTGACAGAGGTCGTACCAGCAGGTCCGTTCTGGGAGGCCGAGCCCGAGCATCAGGATTACCTCCAGCGCATCCCGAATGGCTATACCTGCCACTTTATCCGGCCGAACTGGAGACTTCCGCAACGGAGCAGGCAGCCTGAGCCCTCCGGCGCCAGGTGATCGCATCTGCGACCGCATTTATCTTTGCGGTGACGAGACATAGCCTATATTATGATCGTCGAAATTAATGAAGAGTCCATCGGGAAGACGTGAGGGGGACGCTGGGGTGTCCGGCGCTCCTATACAGTACGGGATTCGCAGGATCGATCTCTCCTCGGCGCAGTTGGCGTCCAGCGAGATGGCGCGCGATATCAACCGCGACATCGTCCTCGAGTTTATCCGTTTCAGGCAGCCCGTCTCTCGCGTCGACCTCTCCCGGCTCTCCGGCCTGCAGCCCAGCACCATCTCTGCCATCGTCGAGGATCTGATCGAAGAGGGCTGGGTCAAGGAAGGGGCGGTCGTTCGCGGAGGCCGGGGCCGGCCCTCCACCATGCTCTCGGTCAACGAAGATCTGGTGACACTGGCTTTAGACATCCGACCCAACCAGGCCATTGTCGCTGTGGTCGATCTGAGGGGGCGCTTTCTCTCGCATGAGACCATAACCACTGCGACAGCGCCACAAGCCGCCGTCGCCAAGCTGGTCAAAAAGATGCGTTCCCTCCGCAACAAGTACAAGGAAAAAACCTTCGAGGGGATCGGCGTAAGTGTGCCGGGGCGGGTCGATCCTGTAACGCACCGCCTGTTGATGGCTCCGAATCTCAAGTGGGATGGTTTTGATATCAAGTCGGCTCTTGAGAAAGAGATGGGCCTACAGGTTGAGATCGATAATGACGCCAATGCCTGCCTGCTCTCAGAACTTTGGTTCGGACATCTGGAAGGCGTCAGGAATGCGGTATTAATCGCAGTCTCGGAAGGCCTGGGCGCAGCCCTCCTGGCGGGTGGACAGCTTCACTCCGGGTTCAATGGACTTGCAGGGGAGTTTGGGCATATCCCCATGGATCCCCGCGGACCTCAGTGCGGCTGCGGGCAGAGAGGCTGCTGGGAGACGTTTGCCTCGTCACGAGCTGCCCTCAAGGCCTATCGCGCGTTCTCCCGGAATGCTCATGTCAAGGATATGCACGATCTGCTCCGGCTGGTTCAGGACCGCGACCCCCTGGCGCTCAAGGCGATTGAAATGCAGGCAATGGCACTCGGTCGAGGCTTGCGGCTGGTGACCGCTGCCATGTCTCCGGAGCGGATACTGATTACGGGTGAAATTACCTCCTGCTGGGACGTTGCCGGTCCCGTCGTGCAGGCGGAACTTGAGGCTGGCATGCTCGCCGGATCTGCACCACAATTAATGGTGGCGGGCGATGGATACCTGGCGCGGCTCAGTGGGGGAGCCGCGCTGCTGATGCAGCGGCACTCCCGCTACCATCGTTCGACCCATGTTGCACAGGCAGCACAACGCCCACGGAGAGGTCGTTCGCGGTCGTGAGAGTGGTTTTTGTCGACAAATTCAGGCATGATGCATGAACCATCAATTTTCCTGTATACGTTTACTCTAGGGTTTTTTGAGGGAAACGGTGATGGCTCTGGGTGGAGGGGACAAGGATGTTTCTGGGGATTGACTGCGGAACGCAGGGGACAAAGGCGCTTCTGATTGGTGAGGATGGAAAGCCCCTGGGGCGGGGCTATGCTCCTCATGCCCTGATTGAAAGAGAGACGGGCGCCCGGGAGCAGGAGCCGCAATGGTGGATCGATGCTCTCCTTCAGGCGGTGCGCCAGGCTCTTGCGCAAGCCCCGGATGCAAAGGTGCATGCCCTTGGGGTCTCGGGCCAGCAACACGGTCTTGTCGTGCTGGATGAATCCAGGCAAGTCATTCGTCCGGCAAAGCTGTGGAATGACACGGAGACCGCGCCGCAGAACGCCGAACTGGTGGAGCGTCTGGGAGGAACTGCGGGCTGTCTTCAGAAGATCGGCATCGTTCCGCTGACGGGCTACACTGCGTCCAAGCTGCTCTGGCTCCGTGAAAATGAGCCAGAGAACCTCGCGCGCATCCGCCACATTCTTTTGCCGCACGATTATCTCAATTTCTGGCTGACCGGACAGTTCGCCGCCGAATACGGCGATGCCTCAGGAACAGCTTTCTTCGATGTACGCACGCGCCAGTGGTCTAGAGAAGTTTTGGATGCGATCGACGGGGGATCGGGGCTCCTCTGGAACGCCTTGCCCCGTCTCCACAAAGCAGAGGAGATTATTGGAGCGCTTCGTCCGGAGGCCGCTGCAGAGTTGGGGATATCTCCGGATTGCGTCGTCTCCACCGGTGGCGGCGACAACATGATGGGCGCCATCGGCACTGGAAACGTGAAGCAGGGCATCGTCACCATGAGCCTGGGAACCTCCTCCACGGTCTACTCCTTCTGTGACTACCCCATCTCCGATCCCACGGGTTCTGTGGCTCCGTTCTGTTCTTCATCCGGTGCCTGGCTGCCTCTTGTCTGCACCATGAATGCCACAAATGTCGTCACCCAGACCTTGAATCTGTTCGGCAAGACCGTCGAAGCCATTGATCCTGCTCTTAGCGGAACCAAACCGGGCGCAGATGGACTGAGTTTCCTCCCGTTCCTGAATGGGGAGCGGACCCCCGATCTCCCTCGCGCCCGTGGAAGCATCGGCGGGATCTCTTCCAACAACTACACTCCCGACAATCTGATACGAGCTGTCATAGAAGGCGTCAGCTTTGGGATTATCCGTGGGCTCGATCTGATTATGGACGGTCGAAAGCCGGAGGTTATTTTCGCTATCGGTGGCGGTGCCCGGTCCACACAATGGCGTCAGCTATTGGCCGACGCGACTGGCGCCGTTATCCAGGTTCCAATGGAAGAGGAGGCAGGCTGTCTGGGAGCCGCAATGCAGGCCATGTATGCCTTTCGGCATTCGTCCGGTTCATCGGAGACAATGGCTGCCATCGCCAAGCACTGCGTTGCCATCTCCCCCGATAAGAAGCAGAGCCCTCGTCCCGGTCTCTTTGAGCCTTACCGGGAGGCTATGGACAAGTATCAACGCCTGCTGAACGAACTTTATCTTCAAAAGTCTTGTTGAGACCTTGTAGACTGTCATGGTTATTTCGCGCCGGAAAATAAATCCAGATGTGCCCTTGGGACTAGCCTGATGCCGATCGCTTCTCCACATCTCCTGCTCCTCTTCGCCGCCCAGCGGCTGACTACACTTGCGCCGATCGATATTGCGGTCCTGGCGCTTTACTTCGTAATCGTCATCTTTATCGGCTTTTACGTAAAAGACTCGACGAATACGAGTGAGGAGTTCTTTCTCGCCGGCAGGGAGATGTCAGCCTGGATCGCCGGACTCAGCTTCGTCTCTGCAAATCTGGGTTCGCTCGAGCTGATGGGGTGGGCAGGCGCGGCATATCAGTACGGAATCCTCGCTGCACACTGGTACTGGATCGGTGCAATTCCCGCGATGCTCTTCCTGGGCATCGTGATGATGCCGTTCTACTACATCTCGAAGACGCATTCCGTCCCCGGTTATCTTCAGCTCCGCTTTGGCGAAGGTGCGCGTGCGGTCAGTGCGGTCTCCTTCGCCTTGATGACGGTCCTGATGAGCGGCGTCAACATGTACTCTATGGCCCTCGTCATGAAGGTGGTCCTCGGCTGGAACATCAGCTTCTCCATCTGGATTGGCGCTATAACGGTAGCGGTCTATGTCATGCTCGGCGGTCTCCGTTCAGCCATCATCAATGAGGTTCTGCAGTTCGTCCTCATCTGGGCGGGCGCTGCTCTCATCCCCATTCTCGGATTGATTGAGGCAGGCGGATGGACCAACCTCAAGGCGCAGATCGCTGCCAATGTAGGATCGAGCGACTACACGCACCTTTGGAGCACCCTCGGTAGCTTTCGTGACAACCCCATGGGGGTCCACTGGACGGGAATCGTCTTCGGCCTGGGCTTTGTCATCAGCTTCGGCTATTGGACGACGGACTTCCTCGTCGTGCAGCGCGTACTCTCGGCTAACAATCTCCGCTCCGCGAAGATGGCCCCCATCATCGGTGCAGCCTTCAAGATGGCGGTTCCGCTGATCGTCATTGTTCCGGGTCTTCTGGCTCTTACCGTCCTCAAGAATCCTGACGGCAGCCTCATGCACCTGGTCGGTCAGGATGTTGCTGCAGCGACAGGCCAGCACAGCTATAACGAAGTACTCCCCCTCATGCTGATTCGCTATTGCGGCCCCGGTCTTCTGGGACTCGGCATTACAGCGTTGGTAGCCGGCTTTATGAGCGGAATGGCCGGTAACGTCAGCGCATTCTCGACCGTGTGGACGTATGACCTCTATGGCGCGTACATGAAGAAGCAGGCGCCGGACAGCCACTACGTCTCCATGGGGCGCTGGTCCACTGTCGTGGGCATGCTGCTCTCGGTTGGCACGGCCTACCTGGTGGCCCATGCCGCCAGTATCATGGACTACGTCCAGGCTCTGTTCAGCTTCTTCATCGCCCCTCTCTTCGGCACCGTCGTCCTGGGAATGCTGTGGAAGCGCGCTACGAACTCCGGCGGCTTCTGGGGGCTTCTCTCCGGAACGGTTGCCTCCATCGGCATGTGGATCTGGGTGCAGCGGGATGGGGCTGCCTTACGCTACATTGCTCTGTCTCCTGACGCCCAGCCGATGGCAGAAAATCTCTACCGCGCGCTTTGGAGCTTCATCATCTGCGTCCTCGTGACTTACGTCGTCAGTCTCATGACCACACCCAGGCCGATTGCCCAGCTTTCAGGTCTGGTCTATGGAGCGACTGAAATACCCGATGACGGAGCCACGTCGCTATGGCAGAAACCCATCTTTTGGGCCTGCATCGTGATTGTGGTTTTCTTTGTTTTGAATCTGATCTTCTGGTAAAGGAGAACATCGATGGCTGAAGGAACAGGACGAAAAGAGCGGCTTTCCATCTGGTTCTTCGTGGGGCTTCTTCCCCTGCTGTACGGACTCATTCTGCTGCCCTATGGCATTTACGAGGCAATGGGGCATGAGGCTCCAACGACGTTGCACCAGTTGCATCCAACCCTGTGGTGGGGACTTCTCTTGCTGATCTTCGGCGCTTTTTATGTAATTCGTTTTCGGCCCGGAAAGGGCTGAGGGTTTCAATTCGCCGCGCGCGGCATCAACAGACAAGGAAATGAAGTATGGGCAGGCAGATGACATTTGGCGTCATTGTAGGTAATCGCGGTTTCTTCCCCAGCCATCTGGCAGCGACCGGAAGAACCGAGATGATCGCCGCGTTGGAGCGGCAGGGGCACAAGGCGATCGTGGTCACCCCGGAGCAGACGGCCTTCGGGGCTGTCGAAAGTTACACCGAAGCAAAGATCTGTGCGGAGCTCTTCCAGCAGCACCGCAAGGAGATCGATGGCATCATCATCACTTTGCCCAACTTTGGCGAAGAGCGGGGTCTCGCCGACGCCGTTCGGCTGGCTAACCTCCAGGTTCCCATTCTGATCCAGGCTACCCCCGACGATGCCGGTAAGATGAGCATCGCCTTCCGGCGGGACAGCTTCTGCGGAAAGATGTCCATCTGCAATAATCTCCGTCAATACGGCATTCCCTACACCTTGACCACTCTGCATACCGAGGCTCCGGACTCCGAGCAGTTCGCACAGGACCTCCAGAACTTCGCAGCCACCTGCCGTGTCGTTCGCGGCTTCCGGAACCTGCGTATCGGAGCCATCGGAGCTCGCCCCGCAGCCTTTAATACGGTGCGTTACTCCGAAAAGCTCCTGGAAAAGAGCGGCATCACCGTCGACACGCTCGACCTGAGCGAAGTGCTCGGACGGATCCACCGCCTCGAAGACGGCGACCACGAGGTGCAGGAAAAGCTGAGCGCCATCAGGAGCTATCTGCCCACCACGGACGTTCCCGAGGCCGCCCTGATCAAGATGTCCAAACTTGGCGTCGTCATCGACACCTGGATGAAGACAAACTCCCTGGACGTCACCTCCGTCCAATGCTGGACTTCGATGGAAGAGTTTTTCGGCGTCGTCCCTTGCACCGTGATGAGCATGATGAGCGAAAACCTTCTGCCCAGCGCCTGCGAGGTCGATACCATGGGAACCGTCTCCATGCATGCGTTGGCCCTGGCCAGCGAAACCCCCTCGGCCCTGCTGGACTGGAACAACAACTACGGCGCTGACCCGGACAAGGCCGTCTGCTTCCACTGCTCCAATCTGCCAAAGCACTTCTTCCGCGAAGGCGTAAAGATGGACTTCCAGCAGATCATCGCCGGGACCGTCGGCAAAGAGAACACCTTCGGAACTCTCGACGGCCGCGTGAAGGCAGGCCCCATGAGCTTCGTGCGATTCTCCACCGACGAATTTGAGGGCACCATCAAGGGATATGTCGGACAGGGGCAGTTCACTGACGACTCTCTCAGCACCTTTGGCGGAGCAGGAGTCGTCCAGATTCCCAACATGCAGAAGTTACTCCACTACATCTGCGAGAACGGCTTCGAGCACCATGTCGCAGCCAACTTCTCCCACGTTGCCGACGCGGTCAAAGAGGCAGCCCAGAAATACCTGAGATGGCCGATGCATCTGCACAGCTAGAGCCATTCTTCTTTAGCTGAAATCTTTCGCTCGTCATCATGGGCATAGCGAAGGATCCCTGTCTTCTTCCCGAAGCACCACAGGTGCCACAGGGAAAATACGGGGATCCTTCAGCCCCATCCCGATATTCCCTCCACAAAAACTGAAGATACCTGTCATCCTGAGCGGAGCACGCAATCGCGTAGTCGAAGGATCTGCAGTGCTCAAACTACTGTCTTCCAGGCTCCATCACAGGAGTTGTGATGTCCCATGCCGCCGCACCGTGCAGCGGAATGTGCCAGACTCCTCCGCCAAACGTAGACACGTACACCATTCCGGGGTTCTCAGGATCTGCCTGCACGCGGTGACCCCATTTGAAATTGAATGCAGGAATCCTCTCCCAGTGCTCTCCGCGATCCCGTGAGATCCACGCCGAAGACTCAAAGCCCGTGGCATACAGGACCTTCGAATTGCGCGGATCGATCGTGACATCGTAAATATGGCGATCACGCTCCAGGACCCAGCGCCAGCTTGCACCACCGTCCTCTGAGAGGGCGATTCCTCCTCCTTCACCGTTAAGGATTCGCGGCTCTCTGCGCGTCAGGTGGCGCTGCTCTTCGGTCGCTTCCGCTCTGTCTTTCTCCGGAGTCGCCCGCGCCCATAGAGCGAGATAGATCCGGCTCGGATCATGTGGATCGATCGCCATCCCGTTAGGAGCGTTCGCCCCCACTGGCAGATGCATCGTCTCCCAGTGGTCTCCCCGATCCTTGGAGCGATACAGTGCACCATCACCATCGTTGTCAATGCTGCCATCTTCGCTTCGGCGGGCGACCACTGCATACAAGGTCCCAGTCGGCCCGCGCTCGAGCCTCCAGGCAAGTGCGTTCGGTTGTCTGATGCCATCGTTCACGGGCAACCACGTGTGACCGTCGTCCACAGACCGATAGATGCCATGTCCCATGGTGGCCGCCCACAGCGTCCTGTGTCCCGGCTGACTCTCAGGATCGAGCAGCAGGGAAGTCGGCGCTGTTTGAGGCATTCCTTCGCTGGACACCCTCCAGGTCCGCCCACCGTCCGCTGAGACGCAGATTCCCCCGACGTACTCCGAGGTCGATCGATGACGCCACATCTTCGTACGCGGCAGATCGTGGATGCCGCTCATCGCAGCCCACATCTTCCCCGGCACCTTGGGATCGAACACAACCGAGTAGGTTGTATTCCGCCACTGCGGCGGCACACCATCGACGGAGCGCATCCACGACCGCCCACCGTCCTCGCTGCGAAACAGCCCGATATCAGTCGTTGGAATGAAGCGCCGTTTCGAATTGAAAGGATCGAGGAGGTAGCCGTACGTGGTCGTCACATCCAGCCCGGTGCTCACCCATGACGAAGTTTTCCCCGGCTCATTTGCCCGGTCGGAGTATCGTGCCGTCCACGTCCTTCCTCCGTCCGTAGTTGCCATCGTTCTGCCCAGATCCGTCGCAAAAGCCACCTTCGGGTCGTTGTCATCTACGGTCAGGCTCAGCGGCTCTTCTGTCCACTCCGGAGTCATCGCCCCTCCAATCCATGCATCGTGGACGTTTTCTGCCTCTCGCTGCGGTGTAGCTCGCCATACGAGATTCCAGTGTTCTCCGTAGTCCGTCGTGCGCGCGACTCCCTGGTATCGTTCGCTTCCCACCTGCATGTCCTTGAAGGAGACGTACGCCACCTCCGGATGATGCAGGCTGGTCGATACTGTGCGCAGGGAAGTTGGTACGTCGCCCACTCTGATTGTGCGCCATCTAGCGCCGCCATCCGTGGTAATCATCAGCTTCGGTTTCGGATCTTCAGTCACTGCATAGGCGACAGGGCCGGAATGATCGGCGGTGTGGAAGCCGAGCGTTACTTCACGAATGCTGATACCGTCCGGCGCGGGCCGTCTATGCCACACTCCGCCGACGCGTGCCTCGATGCTGTGCGGAGTTGCAGCGTACAGATCCCGCAAACTCCGCGGCGACCCAGGATCGATCCAGATATGAAGCGCCTCTTCCGGCAGATCGAGAAGCGGTTGCCACTTTCTTCCTCCATCCTTCGATTCGAAGAGCTTTACCTGTGAGCCCTGCTGTGAAGCGGCATACAGAACCCTCGAAGATGCCGGATCACCCGCGAGAGTAGTGATGGTCCCTACAGGATTCGGTTCTGCGATCACTGTCTCATCTGCGTGGTCGGAGTCCATCAGGATGGCTCGCACGGTCGACGGTCGCGGCCAGACCATCTGCCACGTCTGGCCATCGTCGCGGCTGCGCCATAGCACATCCGTCCCAGCATAGATCGTCCCTCGTCGCACGGGATCGAAGATGAAGAAACGAACGCTCCCTCTCAGGTTGAACATCCTCCAATGGTGCCCGCCGTCATGGCTGATGTATGCCCCCGTCATGTCGCATGACAGAAGGACCTCTTTTGCATCGAGCGGATTGATGGTGACGTGATACATCGCACCGCCGCCGCCCGGCCCCGTGATGCGAGGTGTCTGGCCCAGCAGCGGCGCCGAGAGGAGAAGCAGCGCCGCCAGCTTCCATCGATGGAGATAACCTGCGAAAGTCGCACTCAAATTGCTACGTTCTCCATCCTTCATTATCATCCCGTGGATGTCTGTTTCTCGTGCAGCCGCGATTCAAAACCAACCTTCTCCCGCTGCCGAAGGACGACGAAACTGTACGTGAGGCCATAACGAATGCGGAAGATCGGGATCATCATGAACGGCGTCACCGGGCGTATGGGGACA is a window of Edaphobacter sp. 12200R-103 DNA encoding:
- a CDS encoding sugar phosphate isomerase/epimerase, which codes for MAFAFAPAHPFKVGVITDEITQDFDHACSVASKEFGMRWVELRAMWKKSLLALSDSELAEVEKILAKYSLQVTDIASPLYKAYWPGAPRSSEGPKKAESGDVLKQQRDVLEKSIALAKRFKTNKVRCFDFWRIDDVSPYRQAIDHELMGAADYSGRQGILLVVENEPACNTATGREAARLLNAVKSPHLALNWDPGNAVMRGELDAYPVAWNLLPKDRIHHCHVKNAVKGPNDKMVWSPTGKGYIDWTGQFRDLAKAGYRDAVSLETHWHGGANPEESTRISWAGMKKALIDSGTF
- a CDS encoding sialidase family protein, with the protein product MSATFAGYLHRWKLAALLLLSAPLLGQTPRITGPGGGGAMYHVTINPLDAKEVLLSCDMTGAYISHDGGHHWRMFNLRGSVRFFIFDPVRRGTIYAGTDVLWRSRDDGQTWQMVWPRPSTVRAILMDSDHADETVIAEPNPVGTITTLAGDPASSRVLYAASQQGSQVKLFESKDGGRKWQPLLDLPEEALHIWIDPGSPRSLRDLYAATPHSIEARVGGVWHRRPAPDGISIREVTLGFHTADHSGPVAYAVTEDPKPKLMITTDGGARWRTIRVGDVPTSLRTVSTSLHHPEVAYVSFKDMQVGSERYQGVARTTDYGEHWNLVWRATPQREAENVHDAWIGGAMTPEWTEEPLSLTVDDNDPKVAFATDLGRTMATTDGGRTWTARYSDRANEPGKTSSWVSTGLDVTTTYGYLLDPFNSKRRFIPTTDIGLFRSEDGGRSWMRSVDGVPPQWRNTTYSVVFDPKVPGKMWAAMSGIHDLPRTKMWRHRSTSEYVGGICVSADGGRTWRVSSEGMPQTAPTSLLLDPESQPGHRTLWAATMGHGIYRSVDDGHTWLPVNDGIRQPNALAWRLERGPTGTLYAVVARRSEDGSIDNDGDGALYRSKDRGDHWETMHLPVGANAPNGMAIDPHDPSRIYLALWARATPEKDRAEATEEQRHLTRREPRILNGEGGGIALSEDGGASWRWVLERDRHIYDVTIDPRNSKVLYATGFESSAWISRDRGEHWERIPAFNFKWGHRVQADPENPGMVYVSTFGGGVWHIPLHGAAAWDITTPVMEPGRQ
- a CDS encoding sodium:solute symporter family protein, encoding MPIASPHLLLLFAAQRLTTLAPIDIAVLALYFVIVIFIGFYVKDSTNTSEEFFLAGREMSAWIAGLSFVSANLGSLELMGWAGAAYQYGILAAHWYWIGAIPAMLFLGIVMMPFYYISKTHSVPGYLQLRFGEGARAVSAVSFALMTVLMSGVNMYSMALVMKVVLGWNISFSIWIGAITVAVYVMLGGLRSAIINEVLQFVLIWAGAALIPILGLIEAGGWTNLKAQIAANVGSSDYTHLWSTLGSFRDNPMGVHWTGIVFGLGFVISFGYWTTDFLVVQRVLSANNLRSAKMAPIIGAAFKMAVPLIVIVPGLLALTVLKNPDGSLMHLVGQDVAAATGQHSYNEVLPLMLIRYCGPGLLGLGITALVAGFMSGMAGNVSAFSTVWTYDLYGAYMKKQAPDSHYVSMGRWSTVVGMLLSVGTAYLVAHAASIMDYVQALFSFFIAPLFGTVVLGMLWKRATNSGGFWGLLSGTVASIGMWIWVQRDGAALRYIALSPDAQPMAENLYRALWSFIICVLVTYVVSLMTTPRPIAQLSGLVYGATEIPDDGATSLWQKPIFWACIVIVVFFVLNLIFW
- a CDS encoding ROK family transcriptional regulator, with product MKSPSGRREGDAGVSGAPIQYGIRRIDLSSAQLASSEMARDINRDIVLEFIRFRQPVSRVDLSRLSGLQPSTISAIVEDLIEEGWVKEGAVVRGGRGRPSTMLSVNEDLVTLALDIRPNQAIVAVVDLRGRFLSHETITTATAPQAAVAKLVKKMRSLRNKYKEKTFEGIGVSVPGRVDPVTHRLLMAPNLKWDGFDIKSALEKEMGLQVEIDNDANACLLSELWFGHLEGVRNAVLIAVSEGLGAALLAGGQLHSGFNGLAGEFGHIPMDPRGPQCGCGQRGCWETFASSRAALKAYRAFSRNAHVKDMHDLLRLVQDRDPLALKAIEMQAMALGRGLRLVTAAMSPERILITGEITSCWDVAGPVVQAELEAGMLAGSAPQLMVAGDGYLARLSGGAALLMQRHSRYHRSTHVAQAAQRPRRGRSRS
- a CDS encoding L-fucose/L-arabinose isomerase family protein, which codes for MGRQMTFGVIVGNRGFFPSHLAATGRTEMIAALERQGHKAIVVTPEQTAFGAVESYTEAKICAELFQQHRKEIDGIIITLPNFGEERGLADAVRLANLQVPILIQATPDDAGKMSIAFRRDSFCGKMSICNNLRQYGIPYTLTTLHTEAPDSEQFAQDLQNFAATCRVVRGFRNLRIGAIGARPAAFNTVRYSEKLLEKSGITVDTLDLSEVLGRIHRLEDGDHEVQEKLSAIRSYLPTTDVPEAALIKMSKLGVVIDTWMKTNSLDVTSVQCWTSMEEFFGVVPCTVMSMMSENLLPSACEVDTMGTVSMHALALASETPSALLDWNNNYGADPDKAVCFHCSNLPKHFFREGVKMDFQQIIAGTVGKENTFGTLDGRVKAGPMSFVRFSTDEFEGTIKGYVGQGQFTDDSLSTFGGAGVVQIPNMQKLLHYICENGFEHHVAANFSHVADAVKEAAQKYLRWPMHLHS
- the xylB gene encoding xylulokinase; protein product: MFLGIDCGTQGTKALLIGEDGKPLGRGYAPHALIERETGAREQEPQWWIDALLQAVRQALAQAPDAKVHALGVSGQQHGLVVLDESRQVIRPAKLWNDTETAPQNAELVERLGGTAGCLQKIGIVPLTGYTASKLLWLRENEPENLARIRHILLPHDYLNFWLTGQFAAEYGDASGTAFFDVRTRQWSREVLDAIDGGSGLLWNALPRLHKAEEIIGALRPEAAAELGISPDCVVSTGGGDNMMGAIGTGNVKQGIVTMSLGTSSTVYSFCDYPISDPTGSVAPFCSSSGAWLPLVCTMNATNVVTQTLNLFGKTVEAIDPALSGTKPGADGLSFLPFLNGERTPDLPRARGSIGGISSNNYTPDNLIRAVIEGVSFGIIRGLDLIMDGRKPEVIFAIGGGARSTQWRQLLADATGAVIQVPMEEEAGCLGAAMQAMYAFRHSSGSSETMAAIAKHCVAISPDKKQSPRPGLFEPYREAMDKYQRLLNELYLQKSC
- the msrA gene encoding peptide-methionine (S)-S-oxide reductase MsrA; this translates as MATTERAVLAGGCFWGMQELLRDRPGVITTRVGYTGGDVPNATYRNHGSHAEAIEILFDPAVLSYRQLLEFFFQIHDPTTRNRQGNDLGASYRSAIFYTTPEQKVTAEETIADVNASGIWPGPVVTEVVPAGPFWEAEPEHQDYLQRIPNGYTCHFIRPNWRLPQRSRQPEPSGAR